A stretch of DNA from Oryza brachyantha chromosome 4, ObraRS2, whole genome shotgun sequence:
gcattttatttatctacaTTACATTCCTCACATCTCTTGCATTTCCCCTTTATATACCACACCAGTATTGCTCCCTACAGACTGTACTTCTCCGCATTCATATGTTTCAGATTATATGTTTACACTTGGTGCAGAATAAATGAGTAGGCAATGTTATACCCCATTTTGGCTAATTTTACAAGTCAATCGTGTAAAAGGATAAAATATACATGGGCGTTTTGGTTGTCACTGTTAGTTATTTTCTGCTAGATTCATATACATGGACGTGAATCAACTGTAATACGAATGATTTTTGGCTCATTCAGCTACTTTGGCTTGTACATGCCAACCTCTAGTTTTTCCTGTGAGTTCTGGTACTGTCAGTGCTTTCCGGTCTTCTTTTCCACCAAATCTTTGTGAAGCTCTCCACTGAACGTAGACTGAAGATTACCACTGCAGAGAGGAGATTGAATCTCTATTGAAAATTTATCTTTCCTACATTCACAACGTTATGGGGAATAATAACTTTGTAAGACGAGAAGCAAAGCCAGAAGAACCAGTAACTGAAACTGAACCTCGGCCAACTGAACACACACCAAGAACGATAGCCAGAGAAACTTAACAAGCCTCGAAATGACTTGAACagataagctaaattttaccAGTATTATGCCAAGCAGGAGGCAATAAACACGTCCAGATAGCATGAAACTTCAACCAAACATTTTCCACTCAACAGAGTAGTCATCACTTGGCATCATAATTCATAAACAACAATGCAACCATTACCAACTAATCAGAGAGATCATTAACAATCCATAAGTATTATACAGTGAAGCAGACCAGCAAAGAACATCAACTTACCTTAACACATCCTGATAGCATTGAACTTCGGCCAAGCATTTCCCACTCAATAGAGAGGTCATCGTTGGCATCATAATTCATAAACAACCATGCAACTGTTCCACATAGAGGTTTTACCATTACATTACACTAGCATTGTTTTCAGTTACCACCTAGCTCAGATAATCTGAGTACTGAACTAACGCAACTATGTTAGGACACGGTCTTTTCTCCAGATGGGAAATCACAGTAAAGTGAAGATAAATATTCCTACAAAATTAACACGGATGACTAATAATTGTTAAGTGATGAGAAGCTTAGGTAGATTCTACCATGTTAGATCAAGCCAGAAGTGGCCTGAAGCAAATGGTGCTAGACAATCGAACTCCTTTTGTGGCCATCTCCTGACTGTGCTAAATGATCCTTTGAACAAGCTTGAGAAGCATTGGACCCAGCTGCATATTTCTTGGAGACAGCATGAGGTTCAAAGCCAGGTGGACCAGCCCAAGCTGCTGACTGTGACTGAGAAGAGTAATCTTTCTCAGCAACCAAATCGCCTGATTTCGATCCAGGCAACTGTTCCTTCTGAGATGTTTGAGCAGAAGCATCAGTGGCAGATGTAGTGGTGCCTTGCCCCTGGATTTCAGATACTGTGTTGTATGTGGATTCATCGTAATAGTATGGCCAATAGGAAGTCGGTATTCCAACAGCCGCCTTTGCAGGATCATGCACTGTGAAGTGGGAGTAGAAATGCGCCATGTAGCTGCTCATAGCAGCAGGTTGAACACCAGCTATCCTAACCTCCAGCACATGCCCATCCAGAGGGTAACCATTCATGTGAGTGAGTGCCACAGCAGCAGAGTAAGGATCAGCAAACCTGACAAATCCAAATCCTTTGCTCACACCAGTGTATCTATCAACAACTACTTTTGCCTGGGTGATTTGGCCACATGGTAGGAAAATGTCAATCAGCCTTTCGGTGTTAATATATCTTGGGAGATGGCACACATAAAGGTTATTCATGTCAATTTGTCTCTGCTCATTAGAAGGCATCCATGGTGTTGGAGCATTTGGGGCTGCATTGGATTCTGCAGGAAGCCCTGCTACTCTCACATTCAGTATGCTTCCACCAATCCTGTAGCCATCCAAATGATCAATTGCTGCAGCAGCACATGAAGGATTATCATACCTAACCATGCCATGCCCCTGATGTCGAAACATTCTAGATTGAACAACTCGTCCAAATGGGCGGAAAAGATCAAAGAGTTGATCTTCGGTTACACTTGATGGAACCCTGCCAACATACAGATTGGCCATGTCAATTTCTTTGGTCTTGCCACCTGGTTGTGGAAAAGCAGACTCCACAGCATTGGTCATGTCAAATTGTCTCTGCTCATTAGAAGGCATCCATGGTGTTGGAGCACTTGTGGCTGCAATGGATTCTGCAGAAAGCCATGCTACTCTCACAGTCAGTATGCTTCCACCAATCCTGTAACCATCCAAATGATCAattgctgcagcagcagatgAAGGATTGTCATACCTAACCATGCCATACCCACTAAAAGGAAACATTCTAGCTTGAACAATCCATCCAAATGGGCGGAAAAGATCGATGAGTTGATCTTCGGTTACACTTGATGGAACCCTGCCAACATACAGATTGGCCATGTCGATTTCTTTGGTCTTGCCACCTGTTTGTGGAAAAGCAGACTCGGGAAAATTGGTTGGAATGGGCTCTGCTCCCTTGACCACTAACCTCTTTCCTTCAACCAGGTATCCATCCATGTGTTCGACAGCTTTGGTAGCTGAGGGTACATCTGCATACCACACAAGACTATACTCCAGGTTCATCAGGACCTTACTGATTTGGCCAAAGGGTGCGAAAAGGTTAATCAGCGTATCAGCAGTCATGGACCTTGGAATATTAGTGATGTATAGTTTAGACTTGTTGATTTCTGCAGAGGTCTGTACAGCTGAGCTGGATGCTGATGGGGAAAGGCGTGCAACTCTGACCGCCATCATTTCTCCTCCAACCATTGTTCCATTCATTGCTGCAATAGCCTTGGCAGCAGATTCAGAATCAGTAAACTTGATGAAACCATATCCTTTACTTGAAAAGGTGTCAGGATCTGCCATCACTCTTGCATGGGTGATTTTACCAAATGGAAGGAATAGCTCAACCAACTTCTTGGTGTCAATTGACGATGGCATATTACAGACATACAAATTAGACATGTCAATTTCCTTGATGGTTCTCGTAGTGATAGGTGATTCTACAGCTGAATTTGGCTGTTTTGGAGGTATGCCTGATACTCGGACCTCTATCTTTCTTCCCTCAACAAGACGTCCATTCAAATGGATGACAGCCTCAGCTGCATGGTGAGAACTAGAGTACTGCACAAAGCCATATCCTTTACTTAAGCCTGTTGTGTGATCTCTCGCTACCTTTGCACTAGTTACTTCCCCAAAAGGTAGAAAAAGATCAATCAACCTGTCTGTGTTCATGGACAAGGAAAGGTTGCACACATACAATTTAGTCATGTTGGTTTCCTTTGAAGGCTGGTTATCATCCTCTGGCACAGCATGAATAGATGGATTGGATCCTGATGATGGAAAACCAGCTACTCTGACCTCTAGAGCTTTTCCTTCAACCAATCGCCCATTCATGCGCTTAATAGCTTCAGCAGCACAGTGAGGATCAGAATACTTCACAAAGCCATATCCCTGGCTCAAACCAGTGAAACAATCATCCACAACTCTTGATCTGACAATTCGTCCGAAAGGTAGAAACATCTCAATGAGCTTGTGCGAAGCTACAGAAGCAGGTAGGTTGCCCACATACAGATTAGTGTTGTCCACTTCTTTCAGCTTGCTGCCATCCCGAGGAAAAGAAGGTGGTGTGTGTTCTTGTTTCTTATGGAGGTGCTTGTCCTGGTCATCAAACTGAGCTTTCCTTTTCTCCAACTTTGCAGAAGCAAAATTTTCAGTACTGTATGTGTAACAAGATACATCATCAGCAAACTTGACAAGTCGTTTTTTGAATGGTTTCGTTCCAATTTCCTTGGCTGCTGGTATCTCGTTTTCCTTAATGTTGTTGCACATTTTCTGAGCCTGCTTGAGCTCTTGCTCATTTCGTTCCATCTTGAAAACTCGCAAAGCACAGGGGTTCGTAACACATTCCTCCTCACCAACCACCAAATCATCATATGACTCCACTTCATGGATATGCTTCCTGCAAGTATTGCAATAATTAAGAACCAGATTTATGAAGGGTTTCACATGGAATCAGTCTTTGCCACTTTACCTGTGCAGTTCCTCTTTCAGTACAGAATCATCACAGGGATCCACACATTTTGTATCATCAAtgtcatcatcttcatcatcataAAACTCACGTTCATATGGCTCTTCTTCCTCACTGCCATCTTCATATCCAGCAGCAGAATTCATCTTGTCACTGAAACTCTCCTGTTGACCAGCCAAAGTTGCTTTTCCACCTCCTACTTGTGCCTGCAATTGGTTCACAAAGAAGCTattatttagcaaaacaacagaGGATAGGGCTAACGTAAGTTTCTGATGAAAGTAGAGATGCAGCAACTTATAAAAAGTAAGCAACGTGCCTCCCAACAGAGAGCTGTGAAATCCATTTAATTCCTAGCAGCTTGGCACCCTTGCCTGCTAGTGGTTCAACTCATGTAAATTTGCACAGCACAAATTTTTACTGTCTTGTAGTATTATGCTGTTTTAACATCAGTGCCAGCATGTCATACGCCACACATTGTAAGCTATCAAGATTTTAAAGCAACCATAATTTCAGACAATCTTCGTAGCGAAACAAACAAATACGCATAAACACAATCTACAGCACCGTGACACCCGGTCTGACATGACAAATGATAAAaactcacacacacaaatacgcataaacgcaatctacagCACCATGACGCCCGTTTTGACATGACAAATGATAAAAACTCACAGTCCACATCTCTAGTTGCCCCTTCTAGCAAATTTGTGGTTTCCTTGACGCTAATAATccattatatctatattttaacgTTCCATAATGCTTTATACCAACACAAACAGTACTAAATATAAAGCTTCTCAAGAAAATATGTGTGCAGTATGGCAGTAACACAAACAGTACATATACAGTAATAATGTGCTTCCCAACGGAGAGCTGTGAGATCTATATAATTCTTTGCAGCTTGGCGCCCTTGCCTACTACCTTTCCACCGATGAAAATGTGCACGCACTTGTAATGCCATCAGGATCAGATTCTAGATGCACCATAATTTCAATAAATCTTCCtcgcagaaaaaaaagagaaaaaaacaaacacaaaaaCTTCCTACAAACCAATGATTTCACATGATCttccttgaaaaaaaaaacaatttcacaCAATCTGCAGAAAGGTGACAATAGTCCTGTGCAAATAATCAAAAGTCACATTTCCAGTTGGCCGGCCCCGGCCTCTTCTAACAAAGTTGCGGTTTCTTTAATTAATGATCTCAACATTTTTAGCATTTTCCATCACAGCCCTTTTATTCCCAAGAACTCTCCATACATTATTCCAACATAAACAGCGGCACGCACTCAATAAAGCTCTCAAGAAAACACAACCAAACCCTTTGGCATCAAACacaaaaccctaaaaaaatgacaaagaaTCAAAACGAGAGACGCctagaaacatatataacCAAGAAACACAAACTAAACCCCACGGCACAACCGCACAAAATACAAACCAAAAGAATCACCCGAAGATCGCGGAAGGGGTAACAAGCTAATCAAAGCGATTGCTTCCCAACCGCTAGTGCAcagaaaagcaaaaataatacCTACTTCCTGGAGGAGATGCAACCAGGGCGGTGCTGACGTGCTGTTCGATCCTCCCTGGAggaagagggggaggaaggaaGGCGAGAAGCCCAACTGACCACTACTACTAGTGGTGGTAGTAACAATCCTGAgaagaggaggtggtggtggaggtggaggtggaggtcgTGGTGGTGGTTAGGTTACtgcgtctccctcctctgtccgtgtgtgtgtgtgtgaggaGGCAGAGCAGCGGCATGAGCGATCCATTTGTTTCCTTCTTTTCTCTGCAGTGAAAAAAGGAAGACGAAACAGTAATTGCGTGCAGGGAAAGCGGGTTTGTCGTTATACCAGGGACGTGAAATGCTGAATTCCATTTCTTCGTTTGTGTATtgaattactttttttttctttatgtgtTTTACCATGATTCTTTTCCTTATGAAAGTATGAAACcatgatcttttttttccttatgtcAATGATTTAGCCGTAGATGGGTGTTGCGGGAAAGTGTAACTAAATTCTAGGAATTGCTAATGcaagagtaaaatacatgatgTTCGTCCAAAAACAATACTCCATTCAGCTTAATAATCGTGacgttttatttaatatcatGGTATTCAAAatctattattttctatgaaatatatatatttttatttttattaaagtatttttaagtCTCATATGTTCGTGTTGTCAGAgagtttccaaaccaaatattttaaaaaatattaataattaagtttttaaaattttaaccatacTCTTATCAAAAGACATAAATTAAGAAACTAGAGCAAGTACTTCCGTCTCACAATATTACATctctaggatttaaatttatcaaaaataatatatttatagagtatTAATTTTTCCATCAATCACcttgttttcaaatttatcctcAATTATCTACCACTCCACACTATCTTTTTATCAAATAAGGAGCATTCAAGTCATCCTCCCTCtcaattaatttatctttatgtGCTAAGATACACTTATAATGATAGGGGATAGCATTGGGCAGATAGATAAAAATGAACTCTTAGaaagatataaatatacttaaaAGGACTGTACgctaaaaatatcaaaacaatGATGCaatcatataattatttgtaTAATCACCGTATGACTTAAATTTACGTCCACTACCTTttcgtcttttcgtttatgctagTATTTTcatgctaaaaatttaaatttataaacataaatttagagttaactttaaaatttttgtcatattatatttacaagttttgcttttaaattattagCAACAAGCTTAATTTTGCTCATTATTATCCAAACGTCGAATCCACATCAAATCAGTCACATGTCACGTTTGCAGTGTCAGGCTTATTGTTGCTGTGCTTTTCACTAGGGCAGGTGAAGAGTGCTGCGTGCAGATAGAATTAAAATCAAGCAAGAAAAAGGTATCCAAATACACAAAAATGGGAAGCATCTTGTCTGCACAAGCGGATTCCGGCATGATCTATGCCAGTGAAAGGCTTCGCAACCccattttctaatatatgCTTTTACAAGGGGTAAAGTGAAACAATGTCATCCCTTTTTGGACTTTTCGACTTCTCGTAAATTCCTAACTTTTCAGGGGTTTTAACACATAATTTCAAAAACCTTCTCGTCCTAAATCCTAATCGTGGGTTCGTgacatggccggcggcgatggcggcggcggcggaggaggaggaggaggaggaggaggaggaggagagagggagttggtggcgggaggaggaggagggaacgAGAGCCCTAATCCTGGCCCCAGCCGCAGGTTCTTCATGGCCGTGCACGTGGGCGCCGGCTTCCATGCGCCGGCGAACGAGAAGGCATATCGCCGGGCCATGAAGCGCGCCTGCAACGCGGCCGCCGCAGTCCTCCGCGAGGTCCAATCCCTAAACCTATCCTTACCTACCCCActcgcctcctcctcatccCCCCCTACAGCCCTACTGCTACTCTAATGTAGTGCTTGGTTTTGCATGCCATGGAGCTTGGATTGACGCGATCCCCGCAAGTGTTCCATTTGAGCCTGGAATTTTAACTGATGAGCTGATTTATGTTGTAGATAGGGTATTAATGGAGCTCTTGTGAAAAATGTCACCGTTGAGAGGCGTCCAAGTAGCTTTGCAGTGGTGAATTCCTAAATATCTTATACTTCTGCAGGGTAATGGCACAAGTCTTGATGCGGTTGCAGCTGCCATTCAAGTGTTGGAGGTTCGAATCATTTCTTTCTGTGTATTGTTTCCTTGTCTGTACATACAACATACTATGGAGTTAATTTAGTTCAATTTTTATAATGATTGCAACTATGGTGTATATATTATGGCTACATTTTGATATgttaaagtgaaaaaaatggaataaTAGTTCTGTATGGAACATACAAATCAGTGTTTGCACCTGTAGATATAAGAAAGTCCAGGGTGATGCAGTGTCTTGTATGTAGGTAAAAGGCTAATGGTTTTTGCTCCAAGCAAATGTTGTCTTAGTTTATCTCATCTATGGCTTATTAGGATGATCCTATCACAAATGCTGGACGTggttcaaatttgactgagAGTGGTCATGTGGAATGCGATGCAAGTATCATGGATGGTACTACTTCTACCTTTGGATCTGTTGGAGCTGTGCAAGGTACTTGTAGTCATTTACCATACATCATCCTACCATGTAAAGGTTACTATTCGtgttaccacactttttatttcttgtaGATCAGGTGTAAAGAATCCCATCCAAATTGCTTTGCATTTGGCAAGGGAACAAATGATAGGCTCTTCATTGCTTGGTCGGATACCCCCCATGTAATCACAGAACTCAAGTGTCTTCTGCACCTTTTGTTTCAGGACCtgtctttttccttttcagtaATTTTGCCATTGTACAATTTTCACCAGTTCTTGGCAAACATTTGGACTATGTCATGCTTTTCCAATTTTTCATCTAGCACCCTTTGTTATTTCATTTCACTTTATAATGCAAAATGATTATAATGACTTCCATAATCCATTGATGACAATATATAATGCAGCTATCATGCACTTATCCAATAAAGCATAATGACTGTATAGCTGAATTCTTTGGCTTTAGGTTTTTGGTTGGCGAAGGAGCATTCCAATGggcaaaagcaaaaggattGAACCTACCTGAAACAACATCAGAGGGAAATAGTGTAAGTTCCCTCCTTTTTATATGAATTGTGCCATTCAAGTCTATATTCGCATTTATTGGTAATTTGTTGTTGGTGCATTCTCAAACAGTGGTTGGTGACTGAGAATGCAAAAGCACTGTGGACAAAATACAGATCATTGCTTTCAAGTGC
This window harbors:
- the LOC102709841 gene encoding uncharacterized protein LOC102709841 — encoded protein: RPPPPPPPPPPLLRIVTTTTSSSGQLGFSPSFLPLFLQGGSNSTSAPPWLHLLQEAQVGGGKATLAGQQESFSDKMNSAAGYEDGSEEEEPYEREFYDDEDDDIDDTKCVDPCDDSVLKEELHRKHIHEVESYDDLVVGEEECVTNPCALRVFKMERNEQELKQAQKMCNNIKENEIPAAKEIGTKPFKKRLVKFADDVSCYTYSTENFASAKLEKRKAQFDDQDKHLHKKQEHTPPSFPRDGSKLKEVDNTNLYVGNLPASVASHKLIEMFLPFGRIVRSRVVDDCFTGLSQGYGFVKYSDPHCAAEAIKRMNGRLVEGKALEVRVAGFPSSGSNPSIHAVPEDDNQPSKETNMTKLYVCNLSLSMNTDRLIDLFLPFGEVTSAKVARDHTTGLSKGYGFVQYSSSHHAAEAVIHLNGRLVEGRKIEVRVSGIPPKQPNSAVESPITTRTIKEIDMSNLYVCNMPSSIDTKKLVELFLPFGKITHARVMADPDTFSSKGYGFIKFTDSESAAKAIAAMNGTMVGGEMMAVRVARLSPSASSSAVQTSAEINKSKLYITNIPRSMTADTLINLFAPFGQISKVLMNLEYSLVWYADVPSATKAVEHMDGYLVEGKRLVVKGAEPIPTNFPESAFPQTGGKTKEIDMANLYVGRVPSSVTEDQLIDLFRPFGWIVQARMFPFSGYGMVRYDNPSSAAAAIDHLDGYRIGGSILTVRVAWLSAESIAATSAPTPWMPSNEQRQFDMTNAVESAFPQPGGKTKEIDMANLYVGRVPSSVTEDQLFDLFRPFGRVVQSRMFRHQGHGMVRYDNPSCAAAAIDHLDGYRIGGSILNVRVAGLPAESNAAPNAPTPWMPSNEQRQIDMNNLYVCHLPRYINTERLIDIFLPCGQITQAKVVVDRYTGVSKGFGFVRFADPYSAAVALTHMNGYPLDGHVLEVRIAGVQPAAMSSYMAHFYSHFTVHDPAKAAVGIPTSYWPYYYDESTYNTVSEIQGQGTTTSATDASAQTSQKEQLPGSKSGDLVAEKDYSSQSQSAAWAGPPGFEPHAVSKKYAAGSNASQACSKDHLAQSGDGHKRSSIV